Part of the Aquabacterium sp. NJ1 genome, GTCAACGCCGTGGCACCCGGCTGGATCGCGTCCAGCGGCATGGACGCTTACGGCCCGGCCATGGCCCCCATGATCCGCGTGCTGAAAGACAACCTGCCGGCCAAACGCCTGGGGCTGGAAGCCGAAGTCAGCTCGGTGATCTGCTTCCTGCTGAGCCCGGGGGCTTCGTTCGTCACCGGCATCACGGTGGCCATCGACGGTGGTGCGCCGCTGCACAGCCCGGTCATGCCCACGGCCAACCACGCCGGCGCACCGAGCTATGACGGCTTCCACCGTTCGTCGGTGCCCAAGGTGCTGCAGGACGTCTGAAGCGACACCGGTCGGCACCCTACCGGCATCAGTCAGCAAGACCGCACGCCCGTCAGGTGAATGACGGGCTGCATAGAATCGGCTGCATCCTTGTCTGACTTCCCCTCGAAGTGCCATGTCGATTCGCCTGGCCGCCGTGACGCTGGCCCTGATCCTGTTGAACGCTCAGGCCGAAGCGGCCCGCGTGGTGGGCTATGTGCGCGATGCAGCCACGCAGCGCTACCTCTACACCGAGGTGCATGAGCAGAACCTCGCGCCGGACGGCTCGGTGCAGACGGGCGTCACCACCTACTTCGACGCCCAGGGCCGCGAGATCGCGCGCAAGACGCTGGACTACCGCGGCAACCGCACGGTGCCCATCTACCGCATGGACATCCCGGCCGTGCGCTACGCCGAAGGCATCAGCAGCAACACCCCTCAGGCCCTCGTGTTCAAACGCGATGGCGACAAGGAAGAACGCAAGGCGCTGCCGCTGGACGATGGCCTGGTTGCGGCAGATGCGGGCTTCAACCAGTTGCTGCAGGACCAGCTGGAGGCCATCCGCAAGGGTGACACGGTCAAGTTCGGGTTGATCGTGGCCGGCCACACCAACCGTTATGGCTTTCGCGCCAGGAAGGTTGACGAGCAAAAGCTCGATGGGCAGACGGTCTTGCGGGTGCTGGTGGAGCCCGACTCCCTGCTGCGACTGGTGGTGCCGGCCATTGCCCTGAGCTACGAGCCCAGGACGAAACGCCTGTTGAGCTACCAGGGCGTATCCAACATCATCGACCCGGACACCGGCAAGGTCTACAAGCAGATCAGCATCAGCTATGGCGGCACGCCACCTGCCGATGCGCGCCTGCCGGCCATCGCGGTAGAAGCTCGCTGACGGCCAGGCCTAGCCAGGCGGCGCAACACGTTGCGACCCGGCACAACACGGGGCTGGATGCGGCGCAGGTCGCCAAAGGCTCCCTGACGGGCCTCAGCGTTTGCGCGAGCTCAAACCTGCTGGCGCCTGTCGACTTAAGCTGCGCCAACCCGGGGTCTCAACTCGGGATGGAGACGCCCCATGGCCAAGCCCTTGCGCGCAACGATCACGGCCGTCAGCCTCGCCGGCCTGATGCTGCCGGCCCATGCAGGCAACGAATGGGAGCCCGTCCGGCAAGGCCAGGGGCGCGAAGACATCGGCACCTGGGTACGCAGTGTCGATGGCATGGCCGTCAAGGCCTTCAAAGGCGTGACCGAGGTGCACCAGACCACCTTGACCGTGCTGGCACTGCTCGCCGACATCCCCGGCCTGAGCCACTGGGTGTACCAGTGCCAGAGCAGCATCCAGCCCGACCAGTACAGCGCCGACCACACGTACGCGCGCTTCAAGGGCATCTGGCCCGCATCCGACCGGGATGTGCTGTTTCGTTCGACCGTGACGCAGCAAGCCGATGGTTCGGTGCTGGTGGACTCCTTGCAGGTGGAGGGCTACCCACCGCAGGATGGCTTTGTGCGCATGCCCTATCTGCACAACACCTTCCGCCTGGTGCCGCTCAAGGGGCAGTGGACGCGGGTGGAGTTCGAGACGCAGGTGGACCTGGGTGGCCTGGTGCCCACCTGGCTGGCCAATGCCGTGTCGACCAAGGCGCCTTTGGTGACGCTGGAAGGGCTCAAGGCACAAGTGGGCCAGGCGCGCTATCAGATCAAGTCGGTTCAGGACTTGCCGGCCTATTATCACAAGGGCAAGTTGATCGACCTGCCTGCCTGGCACCTGCAGCCGTGAGTGGTTTGCGGGGTGGCATCAGGGCGGTATCGGGGCGGCATCAAGCCGCCATCAGGTTGTCGATGCCGGCGAGCACCTGGTTGATTTCGCGCGACAACTCACCCAGCGCCTGCTCGATGACCTCGGGAGAAGCCTGAGCCTGCACGTCCGCCCTCAACTGTTGACACGCCTGTGAGACCCCCAGCGCACCCAGCGTCGCCGCCACGCCGTGCATGGTGTGCAACATGCGTTCAACCGTGCCTTGGTCTCCATGCACGTAGGCCAGGCGCCAGTCACGCACGAAGTCCCGCTCGCGTTGCGCGAACATCCGCAGCATGCGCATGTACAGCGCGTCGTTGTTGAGCGTGCGGGCGCGGCCCAGGGCCATGTCCAGGCCTGGCAAGGCGGTCGGGCTGGCGGCCGCCTGCAGCACTGCGGCCTGGCCGTCAGCGTGGTGTCGGGCACTGGCCCAACGGCTCAGCGCCCGGTAGAGATCCTCCACGTCGATGGGCTTGGCCACATGGTCGTTCATGCCGGCAGCCAGGGCCTTTTCGCGGTCACCCAGCAAGGCATTGGCCGTCATGGCGATCACGGGCAGCTCACGCCAGGCGGGGTTCTCGCGGATGCGCCGGGTCGCGGTGTAGCCATCCATGCCGGGCATCTGGCAGTCCATCAACACCATGTCGAAGTGCTGCTCGCCCAGTTGCTGCAGCGCGCTTTGCCCATCGCGGGCCACGGTCACCGAGATGCCCACACGCTGCAACAACTCGATGGCCAGCTCCTGGTTGATCTCGTTGTCTTCGGCCAGCAGCACGCGCAAGCCACGCAAGCGGGCCTGGTGATCAGGCAAGGCCGGCCTGGCTTCCAACGCCACCGCGGCATCGGCCCTGGGCTGCAAGACGCGCTGGCAGGCATCGTGCAGCGAAGACGGTGTCACCGGCTTGGTCAGGATGGCCCGCACCTCGACCCGCTCCTGCCGCATGCGCCGCAATACTTCGTCGCGACTGAAGGCCGTCACCATCAGCACCTGGGGCCGGTCATGCCCGGCCTGGATCAGGCGGCGTGCACAACCGACGCCATCGAGGCCCGGCATCTTCCAGTCCAGCAAGACGAGCTGGAACGGCCTGCCCGCGTCCCTGGCATCGTTGACCATGCGCAGCGCCTGTTCGCCATCGTGGGCCTCGTCGACCTGGAAGCCCAGGTGCACGGCCATGTTGACCAGCACCTGGCGAGCCGCGGCGTTGTCGTCCACCACAAGCAGGCGCCCGCCGGCAGGCCAGGGCAAGGCGCTGGCCTGGGCCGCTGCTGCGGTGGCCAGGTTCAGGCGCAGGTTGAAATAGAAGGTGCTGCCTTGGCCCTCGTGGCTGTCCACCTCGATGCTGGAGCCCATCATGCGCACCAGGCGCTGGCTGATGGCCAGGCCCAGGCCGGTACCACCAAAGCGCCGCGCGGTGGACATCTCGGCCTGTGTGAAGGGCGTGAACAAGCGCGCTTGCTGGGCCTCGCTCATGCCCAGGCCGGTGTCTTTCACCCAGAAGCGCAAGACGATGGCACCGGCACTGCGCTCGACCTCGTCCACCCCCACGATGACCTCGCCCTGGCTGGTGAACTTCACCGCGTTGGACGCCAGGTTCACCAGCACCTGGTGCAATCGCAAGGGATCGCCCATGAACCGGTCAGGCAGCTCGGGCGACTGCACGATCAGCAGCTCCAGGTTCTTCTCTTCTGCCTTCAGGCCGATGAGGTCGGCCAGGCCACCGAGCAAGTCGTTGAGGCTGAATTCGACCGACTCGATGTCCAGCTTGCCCGCCTCGATCTTGGAGAAGTCCAGGATGTCGTTGATGATGCCCAGCAGCAACTTGGCCGAGGTGTGCACCTTCTGGACGTAGTTGCGCTGCCGCTCATCCAGCCCGCTTTGCAGCGCCAGCTCGGACATGCCGATGATGGCGTTCATCGGTGTGCGGATCTCGTGGCTCATGTTCGCCAGGAACTCGCTCTTGGCCTCGTTGGCCAGCACGGCCGCTTCCTTCTCGATGGTCAGTTGCTGGCTGCGCGACTCGACCTCGCGCCGCTTGCCGATCTCGTTCATCAGGGACAGGCGCATGCCGTTGATGGATTCGACCAGCGCGTCGATCTCGTCCGGCCTGTGCGCCTGGCGCTGGGGCAGCATCAGCGGGGTGTCGAGGTTGTCGATGGACAGGCGCGAAGAGAACACGGCGATCCGCGTAAGGTGGCGCGTGATCAGCAGGCGCATGCCCATGATGAGGGCAAAGGCCAGGATGGTGGTGCGCACGACCTCGGCCACCACGATGGTGAAGGCCGTCTCTTTCAGGCGCGCATACAAGCCCGCCAGCGACACTTCGACCCGCAGCTGGCCAATGGGCTGATGCTGATCGGGGTGCAAAGGATCGGTGTAGATCAGGGGGTAGACATGGCTGAGCGTGGGGGCACCAAAACGCACCGCCTCGGACTGCGCCTGCGCATGCCCCATGGGCTTGACCTGGAAAGGCAGGTCGCCGATGACACCGGCATAGGTGATGTCGGGCAACTGGGCGATGCCTTCAAGCTGTTTTTCGATCAGTGGCTGATCCAGCAGCCAGACATTGGCCGTCAGGGTCGGCACATGGCTGAACTCGATCTGGCGCAGGTTGTCCTGTACGGCACGCAAGCCCGCGCGGTAGCCCCCGTAGATCTGGTACGCGGCGGCCAGCAAGGCAATGATCAGGCTGATCGTGAGGACCAGCACGGTCATGCGGCGCGTGATGGAGTAGGTCATACAGCCAGACTCCTCACGGCTGCAGTTCTTGCTTGAACGCCCGCATCATGCGGTCATAGTCACCGTTGGCCTTGATGGCCT contains:
- a CDS encoding START domain-containing protein; protein product: MAKPLRATITAVSLAGLMLPAHAGNEWEPVRQGQGREDIGTWVRSVDGMAVKAFKGVTEVHQTTLTVLALLADIPGLSHWVYQCQSSIQPDQYSADHTYARFKGIWPASDRDVLFRSTVTQQADGSVLVDSLQVEGYPPQDGFVRMPYLHNTFRLVPLKGQWTRVEFETQVDLGGLVPTWLANAVSTKAPLVTLEGLKAQVGQARYQIKSVQDLPAYYHKGKLIDLPAWHLQP
- a CDS encoding response regulator; its protein translation is MTYSITRRMTVLVLTISLIIALLAAAYQIYGGYRAGLRAVQDNLRQIEFSHVPTLTANVWLLDQPLIEKQLEGIAQLPDITYAGVIGDLPFQVKPMGHAQAQSEAVRFGAPTLSHVYPLIYTDPLHPDQHQPIGQLRVEVSLAGLYARLKETAFTIVVAEVVRTTILAFALIMGMRLLITRHLTRIAVFSSRLSIDNLDTPLMLPQRQAHRPDEIDALVESINGMRLSLMNEIGKRREVESRSQQLTIEKEAAVLANEAKSEFLANMSHEIRTPMNAIIGMSELALQSGLDERQRNYVQKVHTSAKLLLGIINDILDFSKIEAGKLDIESVEFSLNDLLGGLADLIGLKAEEKNLELLIVQSPELPDRFMGDPLRLHQVLVNLASNAVKFTSQGEVIVGVDEVERSAGAIVLRFWVKDTGLGMSEAQQARLFTPFTQAEMSTARRFGGTGLGLAISQRLVRMMGSSIEVDSHEGQGSTFYFNLRLNLATAAAAQASALPWPAGGRLLVVDDNAAARQVLVNMAVHLGFQVDEAHDGEQALRMVNDARDAGRPFQLVLLDWKMPGLDGVGCARRLIQAGHDRPQVLMVTAFSRDEVLRRMRQERVEVRAILTKPVTPSSLHDACQRVLQPRADAAVALEARPALPDHQARLRGLRVLLAEDNEINQELAIELLQRVGISVTVARDGQSALQQLGEQHFDMVLMDCQMPGMDGYTATRRIRENPAWRELPVIAMTANALLGDREKALAAGMNDHVAKPIDVEDLYRALSRWASARHHADGQAAVLQAAASPTALPGLDMALGRARTLNNDALYMRMLRMFAQRERDFVRDWRLAYVHGDQGTVERMLHTMHGVAATLGALGVSQACQQLRADVQAQASPEVIEQALGELSREINQVLAGIDNLMAA